A window of the Dioscorea cayenensis subsp. rotundata cultivar TDr96_F1 chromosome 14, TDr96_F1_v2_PseudoChromosome.rev07_lg8_w22 25.fasta, whole genome shotgun sequence genome harbors these coding sequences:
- the LOC120276269 gene encoding NDR1/HIN1-like protein 3: protein MSKATESLLNGGYIAVANPANQVYPSPSLRRFRKALKAVVFISVVLCLAGVVVWHVLRPKPIEVYVSSATLTQFALTETNNLNYNLSLSLLFRNPNSKGHIKYKWMHASSYYHGESLGWIPIHSFERGCQSMVPVNTVFAGTKNMSIRGSQLEEIHREGFFDVDVKVYAWLKYKIKFFKTKHRMAKIKCELEGMVLEGKRTSENGGFEGTRCEVHM from the coding sequence ATGTCCAAGGCCACTGAATCTCTTCTCAATGGAGGATACATAGCAGTTGCTAATCCTGCAAACCAAGTTTATCCATCTCCATCCCTTCGTCGTTTCCGAAAAGCTCTCAAGGCTGTGGTGTTCATCTCCGTCGTTCTCTGCCTAGCCGGTGTTGTCGTTTGGCATGTCCTCCGGCCAAAGCCGATCGAGGTCTATGTCTCCAGTGCAACCCTAACTCAGTTTGCCCTAACTGAAACCAACAATCTCAATTACAATCTTTCTCTAAGCTTGCTATTCAGAAACCCAAATAGTAAGGGACACATTAAATATAAGTGGATGCATGCTAGTAGTTATTATCATGGAGAAAGTTTAGGATGGATACCAATCCATAGTTTTGAGAGAGGCTGCCAGAGCATGGTGCCGGTGAATACGGTCTTTGCAGGGACTAAAAACATGAGTATTAGAGGCTCTCAGCTCGAAGAGATCCATAGAGAAGGGTTCTTTGATGTGGATGTTAAGGTTTATGCTTGGTTGAAGTATAAGATAAAATTCTTCAAGACCAAACACCGTATGGCTAAGATCAAGTGTGAGCTTGAAGGGATGGTGTTGGAAGGTAAAAGAACATCTGAAAATGGTGGATTTGAAGGTACAAGGTGTGAGGTTCATATGTGA